ACGGCTTCCCCTTCGGTCTCTATCATTACGTCGAGGCGACGCGCGGCCGCGAAATCTGGGTCGCCGGCGTGCCCCTGTTTGATTCGCTCTCTTTCACCTTTCTCGGTTTCGCGAGCTATACCGTCGCGCTGATGCTGTGCGCGCCACTCGAGCGGGAGGGCTGCGATCTGCGGCTCCTTGATACCTGGAAAATCCGCCGCGCGCCGCGCGTCTGGCTGATGGCGGCGCTGTTCATGGTGATGGTCGATATGGTCGCCGATCCGCTGAGCGTGCGCGGCGCGCGCTGGTTCCTCGGCCGGATTTTCTGGTACGACCCGCCGGGGCCGCACTTCGGCGTGCCGATTAGCAACTACGTCGGTTGGTATTTCGTCGCCGCGATCAGTATCGCGATCTTTCAGGCGCTCGACGCTCGCCTGAACCGTAGCGGTGCGAAGCCGTTCGGCGCGTGGCCCGATTTCCCCTCGCGCGCGCTCCTCGGTCCCCTGCTCTACTTTGGTATCGTCGGTTTCGGCCTCACGATGCTGTTCACGATTGGCGCCGCGCCCGTGGCGTGGGCTGGAGTGTTCATCTATCTGCCGATGGCTGTGCTCACGCTTCACATCCTGACGCGGCCCGATTCTTACGGCGACGCCGCTGCGCGCGCGCGTCACCTGGAGGATTTTCCCTACGGCGCTCGACGGGACGTTCCCTCGCGCCTTGGCGAAGTCATGACCGGCGCCGCGCGGCGCACGCAATAAAAGCCAGCCTCAAGCGATGCCGCTCAGTCGCGATGGGCGGCGACCGCTTCGACCGCCTCGACCATCGCAGCGGTGGCGACGCGCAGATTCCGCAGGAGGCGGATCGAGGCGCCGATCATGCGCGGATTGCCGATCAATGCGCGTGTCGCTTTCAGCACGCGAACGCGGCCGTCGTCGTCGGCGAGCATCGCGCCTTCAAGGTTCTGGGCCGCGGTGTCCATGATCGTCCTGACGCAAATGAACGGCAGTCCGCGCCGCGTGGCTTCGT
The nucleotide sequence above comes from Candidatus Binataceae bacterium. Encoded proteins:
- a CDS encoding carotenoid biosynthesis protein, translated to MALLFSTIALRPYVFVFLAAFLFVAIINFGVWTTLLFTLLTYSVALLCEWSSVHNGFPFGLYHYVEATRGREIWVAGVPLFDSLSFTFLGFASYTVALMLCAPLEREGCDLRLLDTWKIRRAPRVWLMAALFMVMVDMVADPLSVRGARWFLGRIFWYDPPGPHFGVPISNYVGWYFVAAISIAIFQALDARLNRSGAKPFGAWPDFPSRALLGPLLYFGIVGFGLTMLFTIGAAPVAWAGVFIYLPMAVLTLHILTRPDSYGDAAARARHLEDFPYGARRDVPSRLGEVMTGAARRTQ